From a region of the Salvia miltiorrhiza cultivar Shanhuang (shh) unplaced genomic scaffold, IMPLAD_Smil_shh original_scaffold_478, whole genome shotgun sequence genome:
- the LOC131004987 gene encoding abietadienol/abietadienal oxidase, translating to MRENDGGGGYMMMMISSFVPVVAAVVVIIWWFVATRVVKCKKLPPGGRGWPIVGDSISWYNAVASSHPAAFVHQQVRRYGPIFSCSLFGKWAVASADPAFNRFVMQNEGRLFQSNYPKSFRDLVGKNGVITAQGEHQRKLHSIASNIMRLDKLKFHFLQDIQIVIKQILSNLHHNQVVPLQDVCRKLAINLMVNQLLGVSSEYQVNHIAHLFSHFVDGCLSLPINLPGFAYHKAMKAREGIIRKINTTIETHKRKSSPDIGNGVLGRLLEEESLPDDAVADFIINLLFAGNETTAKTMLFAVYFLTQCPRAMKQMLDEHQSLRSERGEEEMLSWQDYKAMPFTQCVIDETLRLGGIAIWLMREAKEQVEYKDYVIPKGSFVVPFLSAVHLDENVYEDPRTFNPWRWMEPENQEKRNWRSSPYFAPFGGGARFCPGAELARLQIALFLHYFVTTFRWRQVKDDNMSFFPSARLVNGFQIQLNRICHDHPISTSIN from the exons atgagagaaaatgatggtggtggtggctacatgatgatgatgatcagCAGCTTTGTCCCGGTGGTGGCGGCGGTGGTTGTGATTATTTGGTGGTTCGTTGCGACAAGAGTCGTTAAGTGTAAGAAGCTACCCCCCGGAGGAAGAGGGTGGCCGATCGTAGGCGATAGCATCAGCTGGTACAATGCAGTCGCAAGTTCTCATCCGGCCGCCTTCGTCCACCAACAAGTCCGACGCTACGGCCCAATATTCTCGTGTAGTCTCTTCGGAAAGTGGGCGGTTGCGTCTGCCGATCCGGCCTTCAATAGATTCGTTATGCAAAACGAAGGCAGGTTGTTCCAGTCTAACTACCCAAAATCCTTCAGAGATTTGGTGGGGAAGAACGGGGTCATTACTGCACAAGGAGAGCACCAAAGGAAGCTTCATTCCATTGCCTCCAACATCATGCGACTCGACAAGCTCAAGTTTCACTTCTTGCAGGATATCCAGATAGTTATCAAACAGATCCTCAGCAATCTACACCACAATCAAGTTGTCCCACTGCAAGATGTTTGCCGCAAGCTAGCAATCAACTTGATGGTCAATCAACTCCTTGGAGTCTCCTCTGAATACCAAGTCAATCACATAGCTCACTTGTTCTCACATTTTGTCGATGGATGCCTTTCTCTTCCAATCAATTTACCAGGCTTCGCTTATCACAAAGCAATGAAG GCTAGGGAAGGTATAATACGCAAGATTAACACAACTATCGAGACTCATAAAAGGAAATCCTCCCCAGATATTGGCAATGGTGTTTTGGGAAGGCTACTTGAGGAAGAAAGCTTACCTGATGATGCTGTTGCTGACTTTATCATTAACCTTCTCTTTGCTGGAAATGAGACCACAGCTAAAACCATGCTCTTTGCTGTTTACTTCCTCACACAATGTCCCAGAGCCATGAAGCAAATGCTGGATGAGCACCAGAGCCTAAGGAGTGAAAGGGGTGAGGAGGAGATGCTTAGCTGGCAAGATTACAAAGCTATGCCTTTCACTCAATGT GTGATTGATGAAACTCTACGTCTAGGAGGCATTGCCATTTGGCTCATGAGAGAAGCAAAAGAACAAGTAGAATATAAAG ATTATGTCATTCCAAAAGGAAGCTTTGTGGTGCCATTTCTTTCAGCAGTCCATTTAGATGAAAATGTCTACGAGGATCCACGTACCTTCAATCCATGGAGATGGATGGAACCAGAAAATCAG GAGAAGAGAAACTGGAGGAGCAGTCCATATTTTGCACCTTTTGGTGGAGGAGCTAGGTTTTGTCCAGGGGCAGAGTTGGCTCGCCTTCAGATTGCCCTCTTCCTACATTACTTTGTTACCACGTTTAG GTGGAGGCAGGTGAAGGATGACAACATGTCTTTTTTTCCATCAGCTCGATTGGTAAACGGATTTCAGATACAGTTGAATAGAATATGCCATGATCACCCTATTTCCACCTCTATCAACTGA